One segment of Thermoanaerobacter kivui DNA contains the following:
- the trxB gene encoding thioredoxin-disulfide reductase, translated as MYDLIILGGGPAGLTAGLYAARSRLDTVLIEKTYLGGQIVNTYQLENYPGYEEISGAALIAKMEAQVRKHGLKIVNEDVESIDIAGDVKKVTTSNGTYEAKAIILAMGATPKKLGVPNEDKFIGAGISFCATCDGAFYRDATVAVIGGGNTAVEDALYLTKFAKKVYIIHRRNELRATKIEQEKAFANEKIEFIWDTVVVDVEGEYGVERLKLKNVKAGEESTLNVDGVFVAIGYAPNTELVKGIVDLDEYGYIITDDDMRTNIPGVFAAGDIRHKSLRQVVTAAGDGATAAYIAEKYIDSLKK; from the coding sequence ATGTACGACCTAATCATCTTAGGAGGGGGTCCTGCTGGACTTACTGCAGGATTGTATGCTGCAAGGTCAAGGCTTGACACTGTTCTTATTGAAAAAACTTATCTGGGAGGGCAAATAGTTAATACATACCAGCTAGAGAATTATCCCGGTTATGAAGAGATAAGCGGTGCTGCCCTTATTGCAAAAATGGAAGCCCAAGTTAGAAAACATGGTCTTAAAATTGTAAATGAGGATGTTGAAAGCATAGATATAGCAGGGGATGTTAAAAAGGTTACCACTTCCAATGGTACTTATGAAGCAAAAGCTATTATTTTGGCGATGGGCGCTACGCCTAAAAAATTAGGCGTTCCAAATGAAGATAAATTTATAGGGGCGGGTATATCTTTCTGTGCTACCTGCGATGGAGCTTTTTACAGAGATGCTACTGTGGCAGTCATAGGCGGAGGAAATACAGCAGTAGAAGATGCCTTGTATCTAACTAAGTTTGCCAAAAAGGTTTATATAATTCACAGAAGGAATGAATTAAGAGCTACTAAGATTGAGCAAGAAAAGGCCTTTGCAAATGAAAAGATTGAATTTATTTGGGATACTGTAGTAGTTGATGTAGAAGGAGAGTATGGAGTAGAGAGATTAAAACTTAAAAACGTTAAGGCTGGTGAAGAAAGCACACTAAATGTTGATGGAGTCTTTGTGGCGATTGGATATGCTCCTAATACAGAACTGGTCAAAGGAATAGTGGACCTTGATGAATACGGGTATATTATCACAGATGATGACATGCGAACCAATATTCCAGGAGTTTTTGCTGCAGGCGATATAAGGCATAAGTCTTTAAGACAAGTAGTAACAGCAGCAGGAGACGGCGCAACAGCTGCTTATATTGCAGAAAAATATATAGATAGCTTAAAAAAATAG
- a CDS encoding spore coat protein, which translates to MQLTSKELLYLDDILSLQQNMTKTLNDYATRCQDPQLKALCQNLANRCQNNFNSLLKHLS; encoded by the coding sequence ATGCAACTTACAAGCAAAGAATTACTTTACCTGGATGATATTTTATCATTACAGCAAAACATGACAAAGACGTTAAATGATTATGCTACAAGATGTCAAGACCCACAACTTAAGGCATTGTGTCAAAATCTCGCTAATAGATGTCAAAATAATTTTAATTCACTATTAAAACATTTAAGTTAG
- a CDS encoding spore coat protein, which translates to MYGNTQITDKDIMMNVLGNYKLAIEMLSHAAVESANESIRREYINILNSAFEDQKSVWNSVNQRGWYPVKPAQPQDIQEARNKFRQPVGMM; encoded by the coding sequence ATGTACGGAAATACGCAGATTACAGATAAAGATATAATGATGAATGTATTAGGAAATTACAAATTGGCGATAGAAATGTTAAGCCATGCGGCAGTTGAATCTGCTAATGAAAGCATACGAAGAGAATATATAAACATTTTGAATTCTGCATTTGAGGACCAAAAATCGGTTTGGAACTCTGTCAACCAAAGAGGATGGTATCCTGTAAAGCCTGCACAGCCTCAAGATATACAGGAGGCAAGGAATAAGTTTAGACAGCCGGTAGGGATGATGTAA